A stretch of Pseudomonadota bacterium DNA encodes these proteins:
- the ispC gene encoding 1-deoxy-D-xylulose-5-phosphate reductoisomerase: protein MIGLTLLGSTGSIGVNTLDVAARHPDRFEVVALTAHRDVDGLKAQCERWRPRYAVMADVDCAAALDTALRPICPEITVLGGASGLEEVAGAPETDYVMAAIVGAAGLLPTLAAARAGKRVLLANKEALVMAGTLFMEAVRANGAELLPIDSEHNAIFQCLPTQCLPISSRGGLDHAGVRRILLTGSGGPFRTRPLSALRHVTPDEACAHPNWVMGRKISVDSATLMNKGLEIVEACWLFDTGPDRVVVVVHPQSIIHSLVEYADGSVLAELGNPDMRTPIAHALAWPERIPSGVATLDLFTVARLDFEPPDATRFPCLRLAREALAAGGTATAVLNASNEVAVAAFLDRQLSFLDIPAVVEDTLGRVPNHAGSSLEAVLWADAAARTAATSAVRARPL, encoded by the coding sequence GTGATCGGGCTGACCCTGCTTGGGTCCACCGGCTCCATCGGGGTGAATACCCTGGATGTCGCGGCCCGCCACCCGGATCGCTTCGAGGTCGTGGCGCTGACGGCGCACCGGGATGTGGACGGGCTCAAGGCCCAATGTGAGCGCTGGCGACCGCGCTACGCCGTGATGGCGGATGTAGACTGTGCGGCCGCGCTCGATACCGCGTTGCGCCCCATCTGCCCCGAGATCACGGTGCTCGGCGGCGCTTCCGGCCTCGAAGAGGTCGCCGGCGCCCCGGAGACCGACTACGTGATGGCCGCCATCGTCGGCGCCGCGGGGCTCCTCCCGACCTTGGCCGCGGCGCGCGCCGGCAAACGGGTGTTGCTGGCCAACAAAGAGGCGCTGGTCATGGCCGGCACCCTATTCATGGAGGCCGTGCGCGCCAATGGCGCCGAGCTCCTGCCCATCGACAGCGAGCACAACGCCATCTTTCAATGTCTGCCCACCCAATGTCTGCCCATCAGTTCTCGTGGAGGCCTCGACCACGCGGGCGTGCGGCGCATCTTGTTGACCGGTTCGGGCGGGCCGTTTCGCACCCGGCCGCTGTCCGCGCTCCGTCACGTAACCCCCGACGAGGCCTGTGCCCACCCCAATTGGGTCATGGGACGCAAGATCTCCGTGGATTCCGCGACGCTCATGAACAAGGGCCTGGAGATCGTCGAGGCCTGCTGGCTGTTCGACACCGGTCCGGACCGGGTCGTGGTGGTGGTGCACCCCCAGAGCATCATCCACTCGCTGGTCGAGTACGCGGATGGATCGGTGCTCGCCGAGCTCGGCAATCCCGATATGCGCACCCCCATCGCCCACGCCCTGGCCTGGCCCGAGCGCATCCCCTCGGGTGTCGCGACCCTCGATCTCTTCACCGTCGCCAGGCTCGACTTCGAGCCCCCCGATGCCACGCGCTTTCCCTGCTTGCGGCTGGCGCGCGAGGCGCTCGCGGCCGGCGGCACCGCCACCGCGGTCCTGAACGCCAGCAACGAAGTGGCCGTCGCCGCCTTCCTGGACCGGCAGTTGAGCTTCCTCGACATCCCGGCGGTGGTCGAAGATACCTTGGGGCGGGTGCCGAACCACGCGGGGTCCTCCCTGGAGGCGGTGCTCTGGGCCGATGCCGCGGCGCGCACCGCGGCCACTTCGGCGGTCAGGGCGCGTCCGCTGTGA